Part of the Spirochaetota bacterium genome is shown below.
TGCTCAACTCAATGATGATCTTGATATAATTAAGCCTATACTCACAAAAATAATCAATGAAAAGCTCATTGATGAGAACATTATACCACTTATTGAGAAATATATTACATTCTTTACTTCGTATGATTCAATCAAATCCAGATACATATTAGAACTGATCGATAGCGCTGATCCATTACATCCCAAAAAGGTTACTCAGATTTTATTGCCCGATATTACTATTAGCCTATGGACACAGGAAAATGGTATAAAAAAACACATACTAAGCGACATACTAGTACAGGAAATTAAAAAAGCGCCGGGTATAAAAAACAGAATATTCCTTACCACTGCACTTTCATTAGCAGACACTACAATAGGGGAGTTGTTTGGCCAGGGCTATCTTACAAAGGTAGGAGTATGGATTGACAATGGTGTTATATATAAACACAATATTGTGCTATCTGGTAGTACTGCAGAAACGGCAATTACCATCATAAAGATTCTATCATATGCAAAATATTTAGTGTATATAACTATCGCCCTCCTAATTGTATATGTATTCTATATGGCATTCTCACCAGCAGAAAAGATTACAAAACGCATATGGCTAACTCGAATCTTAGTTTACCCATCTATTATATTAGTCATTATTGCACTATTGGGCATAGTGCTGCCATTATACGCAATTAACCCTTCGGAATCACTTTCACATATTTCAGCTTACATCATACGAGCAATTGCATTCAACACGGCGTTGTGTATTCTACTACCAGTTATAGCTATTTTTACAGTTTTAGGTGTAAGTGGACTGATTATAAAAAAGCTCTATTTATATAAAACATAACCTTTGCCAGTAACTATCGCCTATTTTATTCATAGCTTTAAAGTGCATACATGTATTCCAGTTTTTCCCTAAAAAATAATTTGCTTGACGTGTAATACTGTCATATTGTATAATTTACAAAATTATACATACGGTATGGTGGTGATCACATGAACGACATTATTACCGAAGTTAGGGTGTTTCCCAAGGACAATTTGGGGAAAACTCTGGGGTTTGCCAACATCACTTTGTTAGACAAATTTGTTGTTAAAAATTTGCGTATAGTGAAAGGCGACAAAGGCATTTTTATTGGCATGCCTTCCAACAAGCGCAAAAATGGTGAGTACATTGACCTGTTTTTTCCTATTACTCAGGAAGCGCGGGACATGATCACGCACGCAATAATTGACAAATATAACGAAGTGATGAATACCAGCTACTCAGTTGAGAACAAGATCAAGAAAGCATAGTAAGTAGCCCCCTTCGGAAACCGTGAAGTTGCAACCACACTATACAGAGTGCGGTGTTTTGTGTTTAGGTGGGTTTAAAAAAGTTACTCATTGTAATTTTTATAAGCGATAGCTCATATACTACACTATTGCCATGGA
Proteins encoded:
- a CDS encoding SpoVG family protein, with the translated sequence MNDIITEVRVFPKDNLGKTLGFANITLLDKFVVKNLRIVKGDKGIFIGMPSNKRKNGEYIDLFFPITQEARDMITHAIIDKYNEVMNTSYSVENKIKKA